A part of Paenibacillus sp. 481 genomic DNA contains:
- a CDS encoding CPBP family intramembrane glutamic endopeptidase gives MKQKWRDFKARQIQITDLDDRTLLLNLYITQMLTLFIGTIWVLLQRRNPIELFTLPNDWHFAYWGAGLAATVVVVDLIVSRFVPDNMTDDGGINEKLFSNRPVWHIIVISFVVSVCEELLFRGAIQHAFGPYWTSILFAAIHVRYLRHWLPTAMVFGISYALGTIYEWSGTLWAPVLAHFLIDLIMGLILRFRREA, from the coding sequence ATGAAACAGAAATGGCGTGATTTTAAGGCAAGACAAATTCAAATAACGGATCTGGACGACCGAACGTTACTATTGAATCTGTATATTACCCAAATGCTTACACTTTTTATCGGGACGATTTGGGTCTTGCTGCAGCGGCGCAACCCAATTGAGCTGTTCACACTGCCGAATGATTGGCACTTCGCCTATTGGGGCGCAGGCCTTGCTGCAACAGTAGTTGTAGTAGACCTAATCGTGTCGCGGTTCGTACCTGACAATATGACAGATGACGGTGGAATTAACGAGAAGCTGTTTAGCAACCGACCGGTTTGGCATATTATCGTCATTTCGTTTGTCGTGAGTGTGTGCGAGGAACTACTGTTTAGAGGGGCCATTCAGCATGCATTTGGCCCGTATTGGACTAGTATTTTATTTGCCGCAATTCACGTGCGTTACTTACGTCATTGGCTTCCGACAGCGATGGTATTTGGAATTAGCTATGCGCTCGGAACGATATATGAATGGTCAGGCACACTTTGGGCTCCGGTGTTGGCTCACTTCCTCATAGATTTAATTATGGGACTAATATTACGTTTTCGGAGGGAAGCATGA
- a CDS encoding metallophosphoesterase, with protein MSVMIVLAMFSLCFIVLTVLIVRMRMEAMDLVVTEEEVVLDRLPASFDGTRLMFISDLHRRSITDQHVQTLLTRQKAQLVLLGGDITEAGASWEGCVNNVTQLRKLGPVVAVYGNHDYKADVRALGNMLREHDIKVLENEAMRLESATGEHIWLVGLDDIYTGRANIKVAMEEPLADEACTVLLVHDPIALKVCQLQRVDLMLSGHTHGGQICVPFFGPIKANAFYRRYLSGWYEHQYNPSSTPLKLFISSGFGTAHWPFRLNCRPEAHFIVLRASSITE; from the coding sequence ATGAGCGTCATGATCGTGCTTGCTATGTTTTCATTGTGCTTTATTGTACTGACCGTGCTAATCGTTCGGATGAGAATGGAAGCGATGGACTTGGTCGTTACGGAGGAAGAAGTGGTACTCGACCGATTGCCAGCTTCATTTGACGGCACGCGACTCATGTTCATATCGGATTTGCATCGGCGTTCGATCACAGACCAACATGTGCAAACTTTATTGACTCGTCAAAAAGCACAGCTCGTACTATTAGGGGGCGACATTACAGAGGCAGGCGCATCATGGGAAGGTTGTGTGAACAATGTGACCCAACTGCGTAAGTTGGGTCCTGTAGTGGCGGTATATGGAAATCACGATTATAAGGCCGACGTAAGGGCACTTGGCAACATGTTAAGAGAGCACGACATTAAAGTGCTGGAAAATGAAGCGATGAGGTTGGAAAGTGCAACGGGTGAGCATATATGGCTCGTAGGCCTCGACGACATTTACACAGGTCGGGCGAATATCAAAGTTGCGATGGAAGAACCACTAGCAGACGAGGCGTGTACCGTGCTGCTGGTCCATGATCCGATAGCCTTAAAGGTATGCCAACTGCAACGAGTAGATTTAATGTTATCGGGGCATACGCACGGTGGGCAAATTTGTGTGCCTTTTTTCGGACCGATTAAAGCAAATGCATTTTATCGCCGCTACTTATCGGGATGGTATGAACATCAATACAATCCTAGCAGTACCCCGCTTAAGCTGTTCATTTCGAGCGGGTTTGGTACCGCGCACTGGCCGTTTCGGCTAAATTGTCGCCCAGAGGCGCATTTTATCGTGCTGCGGGCATCATCCATAACGGAGTGA
- a CDS encoding DNA-directed RNA polymerase → MRVTTFIAGTAIGILAGMYMADRRSLAALQSKLQTAGNVVQDLMSNAKGSVLDNTLMKFADLSSLSTASSAATTSAASQGQGTGSNEVFSLDRVKDLINNDPAVKRKVDAILRENGLAPTPTAPTKSDVSKASSSAASGTAFSAKSSSQQGSEALDVTIETPH, encoded by the coding sequence GTGAGAGTGACGACTTTTATTGCCGGCACAGCAATAGGAATTTTGGCGGGGATGTATATGGCAGACCGCCGCTCATTAGCGGCGTTGCAATCAAAGCTCCAAACGGCAGGGAACGTCGTTCAAGATTTAATGAGTAATGCGAAAGGGAGTGTGCTTGATAACACGCTTATGAAATTTGCGGATTTATCGTCCCTTTCAACGGCATCATCCGCGGCAACAACGTCTGCTGCGTCTCAAGGACAAGGTACCGGATCTAACGAAGTGTTCAGCCTAGATCGAGTTAAAGACCTTATTAACAACGATCCTGCCGTGAAACGTAAAGTGGATGCGATATTGCGGGAAAATGGTCTCGCGCCAACACCTACGGCACCAACGAAAAGCGATGTGTCAAAAGCGAGCTCAAGCGCTGCATCAGGCACAGCCTTTTCAGCGAAATCATCGTCACAGCAAGGGTCTGAAGCCCTCGATGTGACGATAGAAACACCTCATTAA